In the Nitrospirales bacterium LBB_01 genome, one interval contains:
- a CDS encoding SDR family NAD(P)-dependent oxidoreductase, translated as MQLVKKVPLSKSGENISVNGGRVDVSVIVKDCIASVLDKKGGVWVGVGLGGFSEDASFSEIGVDSLGLTEISSKLGQQLGVDIDETAFFQYSTPSAMSDYLSSKISPDDVNPCDASDSSDTAAAVDVQSIAVIGVACRFPGNVNTAEDFLTLLKNGVDAITDVPKSRWDAESYYNQGKIISKCGGFIDGADMFDADFFNISPREAARMDPQQALLLETTWEALETAAIVPGMLTGTRTGVFVGAFTNNFKHSDADDLDMYYATGNSVSMLAGRISYVFGLKGPSMAIDTACSSSLVAVHLAARSIIDGESDMALALGVNLILSPELTIAFSNAGMLAPDGRCKTFDASADGYVRAEGCAAIVLKPLSKAIADGNQVLAVIRGTAVNQDGASNGLTAPDIGAQESVIRNALRKAGVAPHDVSYVEAHGTGTPLGDPIEIKAIENVYGKGRGDDNPLVIGSVKTNIGHAEAASGIAGLIKVVLSLKYGFIPQHLHFSAPNPNIHLHKIPAVIPVKEIPWERADTKRRIAGVSSFGFSGTNAHVIVEEAPPILSSSNVVKPYNLLILSAITDTALKETAERYASYINSHPEIPIEDICYTANTGRTIFGKRAAILADSGKSLTEKLIAYKNGEERSGVLTERKLIDNPAAAFLFTGQGSQYKDMGRMLYESEPVFRDTLNTCSEILSERLNPTIVELLYGKDIDSALLDETIFTQPVIFAVEYALCELWKSWGVNPACVMGHSVGEYVAACVAGVFSLEDALKLISVRGALMQKISKPGAMAAVFADEITVLGFIEKYADSVSLAALNGADNTVISGKKETVDALCQTFEQNSIPTRNLKVSHAFHSPLMAAMLEEFRSVLQTVSFSKPKINIISNVTGDFITDEITTPDYWINHVMKPVRFADGMRAIADASYKLFLEIGAKPILTGMAMRTLKGDDYIWCPSLKEGKHDIQVMTESLGTMSLCGVDVNFESFYHNAKKVMLPTYPFQRRQYAINYEPAVRITDDSWKQLLYNVVWQKSDSHQFSLDKIELPDIGAKKYGKLVSELEKLSLEFIIDALRKLNYSFREEGFFTIDELANRLGITERHKRLLNRLFEIIEEEGIVVNKNGAWANKAVPDSVNCLSHAKAIGEAYTAAENELSILTLCGASLSEVLIGKTDPLHLLFPDADTSKISGLYQNSPTFGQLNTLLTHFVSKLLSHGTDISVLEIGAGTGGTTAHLLPALPSDLSKYMFTDVGALFINKARQRFSEKYPFMQYRVLDMEKPIESQGFAGEKYNIIVAANVLHATRNLRTTLERIKAMLSPGGILIAVEGVAKRRWIDLIFGLIEGWWRFDDFDLRPSHPLISKEQWETTLIECGFKDAATYAAVDDEAEELFPQRLVVAVNDDYILDNHSVMILGDSSGVSVELATALNSKNVSTIMVTCGETYEKHNDTLYTINYEDVDNFKTLIQDVKSSGVTLKSIVHTWSIGLNLTEDMTMSDINRTISRSCLSALNLLKALVSEGGNDYPRLMFVTDGAQAVDDITPSVLHPAQSALWGLVRTMASEHPEFHPKLIDLEPGNHSADILLNELIDVSAESAVAYRNSERYLPRLKESHNPIEEPLSFEPSGTYLITGGTGGIGLTLAKWMAQQGAGEIILTSRSAPNPQTLAELGHKVRHVRTDVSKLEELRSLFDKIEHSGAKMKGVIHAAGVFDDQLLINHRWELFEKVFAPKITGAWNLHCLTKNMNLDFFVLFSSVTSIINTSGVANYAAANAFMDTMAHRRRSMGLCALSINWGPWTDTGMAQAVSDRSSKQWSADGIETISPHDAINILKHHLNYSGAGICAAKIDWMRFSKKLSNVEVKTETAVAITEKLKLSEPSKRRELITDYVTHVAAAVLGFDDTKIIDSTKGFFQMGMDSLTSVELRNRLQADLNIPLSTTFTFKYPNIDAVTDYLLNVLFKDDSTVKLTEILHEIHIPLKDDKPEPIAIVGMGCRFPGGCDSIDAYWRFLRDGGDGIVEIPSYKWPIYEHYNVDRNAPGKIYITRGGFLTDIDQFDAAFFRISPREAVSLDPQQRLLLEVAWEALENAAIAPDSLYGSDTGVFIGIGQNDYARRGLTSGDLSRINTYDGTGNLLCFASGRLSYVLGLHGPAVSIDTACSSSLVAIHMACTALRQRECSMALAGGVHLVLSPEMTIFLSRANVLSPDGRCKTFDAQADGFSRGEGCGIIALKRLSDAISDGDNVLALIRGSAVNQDGSGSGLTVPNEAAQERVIRSAILNGGVEPSEVSFIEAHGTGTALGDPIEVGALGAVFKPVKSKSNPLVIGSVKTNFGHLEAAAGVAGLIKVVLSMVHSKIPPHLHFKTPNPHIDWDSLPIEVASDGRTWSGKKIAGVSSFGFSGTNAHIVLEEAPLSQSVTSELKRPLHILTLSAKTDEALIELTTRYRAMLLTSSDIEVSDLCYTTNVGRTHFAMRKFVIGKTTEEFLKGLAGTRDFQLSEETVESDLRHTLINLGELYVSGKDVDWRSFHAPYSYRKLTTLPTYPFERKSYWLDTSEVTEKWKTPGERIRLPMSKEVRFESLFSAHSPSYISDHRVFDRLVVAGASHLSMVLQGLMEAYGFNSCMIYDVFFSAPLVIDETQSRLVQLIIEPHENNTYLFKLISQNEKDSNDSWVTHVTGKAAPLRGHLSEFNIKIEEIRLRCPNVTDGDNFYDKLQKAGFDLGQTFRWNSEIWSNKDEVLCAIKDASSYDRQYEQYQLYPGLMDSAFQLLSNFWNTAHGESEGESFLYVPFRIPDISFYSKPNPDDKLLCYAAVTGKNDDESKFPPTKLLIMTTSGKLIALINGFEFRKADTKTLFKAKADSTNIRNDWLYEIKWIETELKTVIQNRLDRRHFLIFANDSDFITALSDMLRKLEATVSLVSNIEKQEDYIELINGIVNITDVLFFAGIDINAVFDIERAQTDGVISLAYLVSALLKSNLPKTPHLYVITRGAQFVNEIFSENALRFSTIWGMAHVIDLEAPALRAQFIDLDPVIRDSEISDLFYHITNDTAESQVSFRGGVRYAARISKTKAISCALKLDGNSSYVITGGLGALGMELSMWLAEKGAHHIALIGRHEAGLEARKKISQLETQGVSVKVISADVSVKEDVERLFGTIAETMPPVRGIIHAAGVLDDSVILNLNAEKFRNVMKPKVYGSWNLHNKTIDMNLDFFVCFSSLAAMTGSKGQGNYAAANAFMDALIRYRRSSGLTGLSVNWGAWGDVGMASRLSDVEKARLLQRGVGTISLNDGFKLLEDLITEGATNVGVFPVNWSKYETEVYSGKMPPFFELVKISDVVKPSANVISLSSEELNKLPLEEHRQQITNHIRGHVASVLGMKSPQDIGLRVRLFDAGIDSLMAIELKNRLETGFKLSLPATIVFDYPTVEALTEYICRELGILKQPDTVDSESSKDIELDSLLDDIDTMSDEELMRKFKK; from the coding sequence GTGCAGCTCGTTAAAAAAGTTCCCCTGTCAAAGTCCGGCGAAAATATATCGGTTAACGGCGGCAGGGTTGATGTCTCAGTAATTGTCAAGGACTGTATTGCAAGTGTCCTTGACAAAAAAGGTGGGGTGTGGGTGGGGGTGGGGTTAGGCGGATTTTCAGAAGACGCCTCCTTTAGTGAGATTGGTGTTGATTCTCTGGGACTTACCGAGATAAGCTCCAAACTGGGTCAGCAATTAGGTGTTGATATTGATGAAACCGCATTTTTCCAATACTCTACACCTTCAGCCATGTCAGATTACCTGAGTTCAAAGATTTCTCCTGACGATGTAAATCCGTGTGACGCATCTGATAGCTCCGACACTGCCGCAGCCGTTGATGTACAATCAATAGCTGTCATAGGCGTGGCTTGCCGATTCCCTGGTAATGTTAATACTGCCGAGGATTTCCTGACACTCCTTAAAAACGGCGTTGATGCAATTACTGATGTGCCAAAGAGCCGATGGGACGCAGAGTCTTACTATAATCAGGGAAAGATTATCAGCAAGTGCGGCGGGTTCATTGACGGCGCTGATATGTTTGATGCCGATTTTTTCAATATCTCTCCGCGAGAGGCGGCACGCATGGATCCACAACAGGCGCTTTTGCTTGAGACCACATGGGAGGCGCTTGAAACAGCCGCTATCGTGCCGGGAATGCTTACGGGAACACGTACGGGTGTGTTTGTCGGCGCATTTACCAATAACTTCAAACATTCTGACGCAGATGACCTTGACATGTATTATGCTACAGGGAACTCGGTCTCTATGCTTGCCGGACGTATCTCATATGTGTTTGGACTAAAAGGCCCCTCTATGGCAATTGACACGGCGTGTTCGTCCTCTTTGGTAGCCGTCCATCTTGCTGCAAGAAGCATCATAGACGGCGAAAGTGATATGGCACTGGCACTTGGAGTCAACCTTATTCTTTCTCCAGAGTTGACAATTGCTTTTTCAAACGCTGGGATGCTTGCTCCAGACGGCAGATGTAAAACTTTTGACGCATCGGCTGACGGCTATGTAAGAGCTGAGGGCTGTGCCGCTATAGTGCTTAAGCCTCTGTCAAAGGCAATAGCGGACGGCAATCAAGTGTTAGCTGTAATCCGTGGCACTGCCGTAAATCAGGACGGCGCAAGTAATGGTCTGACCGCTCCCGATATTGGCGCTCAGGAGAGTGTCATAAGAAATGCCCTAAGGAAAGCCGGAGTTGCCCCTCATGATGTCTCTTATGTGGAAGCTCACGGAACGGGCACTCCGCTCGGTGATCCAATTGAAATAAAAGCAATAGAAAACGTGTATGGTAAAGGCAGAGGTGATGACAATCCACTTGTAATAGGCTCGGTAAAGACAAATATCGGTCATGCTGAGGCAGCATCGGGAATCGCAGGACTCATAAAAGTAGTACTGTCATTAAAATATGGCTTTATACCACAGCATTTGCACTTTAGCGCTCCCAATCCAAACATTCATCTGCATAAAATTCCGGCAGTTATTCCAGTCAAAGAAATTCCATGGGAAAGAGCCGATACAAAAAGACGAATTGCAGGCGTAAGTTCCTTTGGATTTAGCGGAACAAACGCTCATGTCATAGTTGAAGAGGCGCCTCCTATTTTATCATCATCAAATGTAGTCAAGCCGTATAATTTGCTAATACTCTCAGCCATAACTGATACCGCTTTAAAAGAGACGGCCGAAAGATATGCCTCATACATTAATTCACACCCAGAAATTCCTATAGAAGATATTTGTTATACAGCCAATACCGGACGAACGATATTTGGAAAACGTGCAGCAATACTCGCAGACTCCGGCAAATCGTTGACTGAAAAACTTATTGCTTACAAAAACGGCGAGGAAAGAAGCGGCGTATTAACTGAGCGCAAGCTGATTGATAACCCCGCTGCGGCGTTTCTTTTTACCGGACAGGGTTCACAATATAAGGATATGGGACGGATGCTTTATGAGTCTGAACCAGTGTTCAGGGATACTCTAAACACCTGTAGTGAAATCCTATCTGAACGTCTCAATCCAACAATCGTTGAGCTGCTTTACGGCAAAGACATTGACAGTGCGCTGCTTGATGAGACGATATTTACGCAGCCAGTAATCTTTGCGGTTGAGTATGCCCTGTGTGAGTTGTGGAAATCGTGGGGAGTTAATCCCGCCTGCGTTATGGGGCACAGCGTTGGAGAGTATGTGGCGGCATGTGTTGCTGGAGTGTTTAGTCTTGAAGATGCCCTAAAGTTAATCAGTGTGCGAGGCGCTCTGATGCAGAAAATCTCAAAGCCCGGCGCTATGGCAGCCGTGTTTGCTGATGAGATAACAGTTCTGGGATTTATTGAAAAATATGCCGACAGTGTGTCATTGGCTGCCTTAAACGGCGCTGATAACACAGTAATATCCGGCAAGAAGGAAACGGTTGATGCTCTTTGCCAAACCTTTGAACAGAACTCCATACCCACCCGCAATCTAAAAGTCTCACATGCCTTTCACTCTCCGCTTATGGCGGCTATGCTTGAAGAGTTTCGCTCAGTCCTGCAAACTGTCAGTTTTTCCAAGCCTAAAATAAATATCATATCCAACGTGACCGGAGATTTTATAACCGATGAGATCACAACCCCAGACTACTGGATAAATCACGTAATGAAACCGGTTCGCTTTGCCGATGGGATGAGAGCGATTGCCGACGCCTCATACAAATTGTTTTTAGAAATTGGCGCAAAACCAATACTAACCGGTATGGCAATGAGAACACTTAAAGGAGACGACTATATCTGGTGTCCCAGTCTTAAAGAGGGTAAACACGATATTCAAGTGATGACGGAATCTTTGGGCACTATGAGTTTATGCGGTGTTGACGTTAACTTTGAGAGTTTTTATCATAACGCAAAAAAAGTGATGCTCCCGACATATCCTTTTCAAAGACGCCAATATGCGATTAATTATGAACCAGCGGTGCGCATTACCGATGATTCATGGAAACAACTACTATATAACGTAGTGTGGCAAAAATCAGACTCACATCAATTTTCGCTTGACAAGATTGAATTGCCCGATATTGGGGCAAAAAAATACGGCAAACTTGTTTCTGAGCTTGAAAAGCTAAGTCTTGAATTTATAATAGACGCCCTTAGAAAGCTTAACTATTCATTCCGTGAAGAGGGGTTTTTTACAATAGATGAGCTTGCAAATCGTCTTGGAATAACAGAGCGTCACAAGCGCCTCTTAAACCGCCTCTTTGAAATTATTGAAGAGGAGGGTATCGTTGTTAATAAAAACGGAGCGTGGGCAAACAAAGCCGTTCCTGATTCTGTCAATTGTCTGTCACATGCTAAAGCTATCGGTGAGGCTTATACTGCGGCTGAAAACGAGCTTTCAATTCTTACCCTATGCGGAGCAAGTCTTTCTGAGGTCTTAATCGGTAAAACCGACCCGCTCCATCTTCTTTTTCCTGATGCCGATACATCAAAAATTTCCGGACTCTACCAAAACTCTCCGACCTTTGGTCAGTTAAATACACTTCTTACGCATTTCGTTTCAAAACTCTTATCGCATGGTACTGACATCAGCGTTCTTGAAATTGGGGCAGGGACAGGTGGCACTACGGCTCATCTACTTCCCGCCCTGCCCTCTGATTTATCTAAATACATGTTTACAGATGTAGGCGCTCTTTTTATAAACAAAGCACGACAGCGCTTCAGTGAAAAATATCCGTTTATGCAGTATCGTGTGCTTGACATGGAAAAACCGATAGAGTCTCAGGGGTTTGCCGGAGAAAAATATAACATCATTGTTGCCGCTAATGTTTTACATGCTACGAGAAATTTACGCACAACACTTGAGCGTATAAAGGCGATGTTATCGCCGGGCGGAATCCTTATTGCCGTAGAGGGTGTGGCAAAGAGGCGGTGGATAGATTTGATTTTTGGTCTCATTGAGGGCTGGTGGAGATTTGATGATTTTGACCTGCGCCCTTCACATCCCCTCATATCAAAAGAGCAGTGGGAAACAACGCTTATAGAATGCGGATTTAAAGATGCGGCAACTTATGCGGCTGTTGACGATGAGGCGGAGGAGTTGTTTCCCCAACGGCTTGTCGTTGCGGTTAATGATGACTATATACTTGACAATCACAGCGTTATGATACTTGGTGATTCATCCGGCGTAAGCGTTGAACTTGCCACTGCGCTAAACAGTAAAAACGTCTCCACAATTATGGTGACCTGCGGTGAAACTTATGAAAAACACAACGACACCCTATATACGATTAATTATGAAGACGTAGATAATTTTAAAACTCTTATTCAAGATGTAAAATCCTCCGGTGTAACACTTAAAAGTATTGTTCATACGTGGAGTATTGGCTTAAATCTTACAGAAGATATGACTATGTCAGACATAAACCGAACAATATCAAGAAGCTGCCTTAGCGCTCTTAATCTGTTAAAAGCACTTGTCTCAGAGGGCGGCAACGATTATCCACGCCTTATGTTTGTAACCGATGGAGCACAGGCGGTTGACGACATTACACCATCGGTTTTACATCCGGCACAGTCGGCATTGTGGGGACTTGTCCGCACGATGGCCTCAGAACATCCTGAGTTTCATCCTAAACTGATAGACCTTGAGCCGGGTAATCATTCGGCTGATATTTTGCTTAATGAGCTTATTGATGTTAGCGCTGAAAGCGCTGTGGCTTACCGCAATTCGGAGCGGTATCTGCCAAGACTTAAGGAGTCGCATAATCCTATAGAAGAGCCTTTGAGTTTTGAACCATCCGGCACATACCTTATAACCGGCGGCACAGGAGGCATTGGGCTGACACTTGCTAAGTGGATGGCTCAACAAGGCGCAGGGGAGATTATTCTAACCAGCCGCAGCGCTCCTAATCCTCAAACGCTTGCTGAACTTGGACATAAAGTAAGACACGTCCGCACGGATGTTTCAAAACTGGAAGAGCTTCGCTCACTTTTTGACAAAATAGAACATTCCGGGGCAAAGATGAAAGGGGTTATTCATGCTGCCGGTGTCTTTGACGACCAGCTTCTAATTAACCACAGATGGGAACTATTTGAAAAAGTGTTTGCCCCAAAGATAACCGGAGCATGGAATCTCCACTGTCTTACTAAGAACATGAATTTGGATTTTTTTGTATTGTTCTCATCGGTAACATCAATTATAAACACCTCAGGAGTTGCCAACTATGCTGCTGCCAATGCCTTTATGGATACCATGGCTCACAGAAGGCGCTCAATGGGGTTATGCGCTTTAAGTATCAACTGGGGCCCGTGGACAGATACCGGTATGGCTCAGGCGGTTAGTGACCGCAGCAGCAAACAATGGAGCGCTGATGGAATTGAAACTATCTCACCTCACGACGCTATTAATATTCTTAAACATCATCTTAATTATAGCGGTGCTGGTATATGTGCGGCAAAGATAGACTGGATGAGGTTTTCTAAAAAGCTGTCCAATGTTGAAGTTAAAACTGAGACAGCTGTTGCTATTACTGAAAAGTTAAAATTATCAGAACCATCAAAACGCAGAGAACTCATCACAGATTATGTAACCCACGTTGCAGCGGCAGTTCTGGGTTTTGACGATACTAAGATAATTGATTCAACAAAAGGGTTTTTCCAAATGGGTATGGATTCGCTCACATCTGTTGAATTAAGAAATAGATTGCAGGCGGATTTAAACATTCCGCTTTCTACGACATTTACATTTAAGTACCCAAACATAGATGCAGTTACGGACTATCTTCTCAATGTGCTTTTTAAAGACGACAGCACAGTTAAACTTACTGAAATACTCCATGAAATTCACATACCTCTTAAAGACGACAAGCCTGAGCCTATAGCTATAGTGGGTATGGGCTGTCGTTTTCCTGGAGGATGTGACAGCATAGACGCTTATTGGCGGTTTCTTAGAGACGGAGGGGACGGGATTGTAGAAATCCCATCCTACAAGTGGCCTATCTATGAGCATTATAATGTTGACCGTAACGCTCCTGGGAAAATATATATTACCCGCGGAGGATTTTTAACTGATATAGACCAGTTTGACGCTGCCTTTTTTAGAATATCACCGAGAGAAGCAGTAAGCCTTGATCCGCAGCAAAGGCTGCTTCTTGAGGTGGCATGGGAGGCGCTTGAAAACGCAGCTATTGCTCCCGATAGTCTATATGGCAGCGACACCGGAGTTTTTATAGGAATTGGACAGAATGATTATGCAAGGCGTGGGTTAACATCGGGCGACCTCAGCCGGATAAACACTTATGACGGCACCGGAAATCTTCTTTGTTTTGCCTCAGGACGGCTGTCTTATGTGCTTGGGCTTCATGGGCCTGCTGTTTCAATAGACACAGCGTGTTCATCCTCCCTGGTCGCTATACATATGGCTTGCACGGCTCTCAGACAAAGAGAGTGCTCGATGGCTTTAGCCGGAGGCGTTCACTTAGTGTTATCGCCTGAGATGACGATATTTCTTTCCAGAGCTAATGTGCTCTCTCCTGATGGCAGATGTAAAACCTTTGATGCACAAGCTGATGGGTTTTCACGCGGCGAGGGCTGCGGCATCATAGCGCTTAAGCGTCTGTCCGATGCTATATCAGATGGGGATAACGTGCTTGCCCTGATACGGGGATCGGCAGTTAATCAGGATGGCTCTGGCAGTGGACTTACCGTACCTAATGAGGCCGCTCAGGAGCGTGTGATAAGAAGTGCCATTCTGAACGGCGGAGTTGAGCCATCAGAGGTCAGTTTCATTGAGGCTCACGGCACAGGCACTGCGCTTGGCGACCCCATAGAGGTGGGCGCTCTGGGAGCGGTATTTAAACCGGTAAAAAGTAAGTCAAATCCGCTTGTCATAGGCTCGGTTAAGACAAACTTCGGACACCTTGAGGCAGCTGCAGGGGTGGCGGGACTAATAAAAGTAGTGCTTTCAATGGTGCACAGTAAAATCCCTCCGCATCTGCATTTTAAAACCCCCAATCCGCATATTGATTGGGATTCTTTACCTATAGAGGTTGCTTCAGACGGACGCACTTGGAGCGGAAAAAAAATCGCCGGAGTTAGTTCGTTTGGCTTTAGCGGAACAAACGCTCACATTGTGTTAGAGGAGGCGCCTTTGTCTCAGAGTGTAACGTCGGAACTCAAACGCCCGCTTCATATCCTGACACTCTCTGCAAAAACCGATGAGGCACTAATTGAACTGACCACCCGATATAGAGCAATGCTGCTCACATCATCCGATATTGAAGTATCTGACCTCTGTTACACGACAAACGTTGGACGCACTCATTTTGCTATGCGCAAATTCGTAATTGGTAAGACCACTGAGGAGTTTTTAAAGGGACTTGCTGGAACGCGTGATTTTCAGCTGTCAGAGGAGACGGTGGAAAGCGACTTGAGACATACATTAATAAACCTTGGCGAACTCTACGTATCCGGCAAAGACGTTGATTGGAGAAGTTTTCATGCTCCCTACAGTTACAGAAAGCTTACGACACTGCCAACATACCCGTTTGAGCGGAAGAGCTACTGGTTAGATACGTCTGAGGTGACTGAAAAATGGAAAACCCCGGGAGAGCGTATCAGGCTCCCTATGAGTAAAGAGGTGCGGTTTGAGTCACTATTTAGCGCACACTCTCCCTCTTATATTTCTGACCATCGTGTATTTGACAGACTTGTTGTGGCTGGTGCGTCTCACCTCTCTATGGTGTTACAGGGTTTAATGGAGGCGTATGGTTTTAATTCATGCATGATTTATGACGTTTTTTTTAGTGCGCCTCTTGTCATTGATGAGACACAATCACGCCTTGTTCAATTAATAATAGAGCCTCATGAAAACAACACATACCTTTTTAAACTTATAAGCCAAAATGAAAAAGACAGCAACGATTCATGGGTAACACACGTAACTGGAAAGGCTGCCCCATTACGCGGGCATTTGTCTGAGTTTAATATAAAAATAGAAGAGATTCGTTTAAGGTGTCCTAACGTAACAGACGGCGATAATTTTTACGACAAACTTCAAAAAGCTGGTTTTGATTTGGGACAGACGTTTAGATGGAACAGCGAAATATGGTCTAATAAAGATGAGGTCTTATGCGCCATTAAAGATGCCTCAAGCTATGACCGGCAATACGAGCAATATCAACTGTACCCTGGTCTTATGGACAGCGCCTTTCAGCTTCTAAGTAATTTCTGGAACACTGCTCATGGAGAGTCGGAGGGTGAGAGCTTTTTGTACGTTCCTTTCAGAATACCGGATATATCGTTTTATAGTAAGCCAAACCCTGATGATAAACTGCTGTGTTATGCGGCGGTTACCGGTAAAAACGATGACGAAAGCAAATTTCCACCTACAAAGCTCCTAATTATGACAACATCAGGCAAACTGATTGCTTTGATAAACGGCTTTGAATTCCGCAAGGCCGACACAAAGACACTTTTTAAGGCTAAGGCAGACAGCACTAATATACGTAATGACTGGCTTTATGAAATTAAATGGATAGAGACCGAGCTTAAAACAGTTATTCAAAATCGGCTCGATAGACGGCATTTTTTAATATTTGCCAATGACTCAGACTTTATTACCGCACTGTCGGATATGCTTAGAAAATTGGAAGCAACAGTCAGTCTTGTATCTAATATTGAAAAACAAGAGGACTATATTGAACTCATTAATGGCATTGTAAACATTACCGATGTTCTGTTTTTTGCGGGCATTGATATAAACGCTGTCTTTGATATAGAGAGGGCACAAACTGATGGGGTTATATCGTTAGCATATCTTGTGTCGGCGCTATTAAAGTCAAATCTGCCAAAAACACCGCACCTTTATGTGATTACCAGAGGTGCTCAGTTTGTAAACGAAATTTTTTCAGAAAATGCCCTCAGATTTTCCACTATATGGGGTATGGCGCATGTGATTGACCTAGAGGCTCCAGCTCTAAGAGCACAATTTATTGATCTTGATCCAGTAATAAGGGATAGCGAAATATCTGACCTGTTTTATCACATTACCAATGACACGGCGGAGTCACAGGTATCATTTAGAGGTGGAGTGCGGTATGCTGCAAGAATCTCAAAAACTAAAGCAATCAGCTGCGCTCTGAAACTTGACGGCAATTCTTCTTATGTGATAACTGGCGGACTGGGCGCTTTGGGTATGGAACTCTCCATGTGGCTTGCGGAAAAGGGAGCGCATCACATAGCGCTTATAGGCAGGCATGAAGCAGGGTTAGAGGCTCGCAAAAAAATCTCTCAACTTGAAACTCAGGGAGTTTCCGTTAAGGTGATTTCAGCCGATGTCTCGGTTAAAGAAGATGTAGAGCGCCTCTTTGGCACAATAGCCGAGACAATGCCGCCTGTACGCGGAATAATCCATGCCGCCGGAGTTTTGGATGACAGTGTGATATTAAACCTAAATGCCGAGAAATTTAGAAACGTTATGAAACCAAAAGTCTATGGCAGTTGGAATCTCCATAATAAAACGATAGATATGAATCTTGATTTCTTTGTATGCTTCTCATCGTTAGCCGCAATGACAGGCTCTAAGGGGCAGGGCAATTACGCCGCAGCCAATGCTTTTATGGATGCGTTGATACGCTACAGAAGGTCATCAGGGCTTACAGGTCTTAGCGTCAACTGGGGAGCATGGGGCGATGTCGGTATGGCCTCAAGGCTAAGTGATGTGGAAAAGGCACGATTGCTGCAAAGGGGTGTTGGCACTATTTCCCTAAACGATGGTTTCAAGCTGCTTGAGGATTTAATCACAGAGGGCGCAACAAATGTCGGCGTGTTCCCTGTCAACTGGAGCAAGTATGAGACGGAGGTCTATAGCGGAAAAATGCCGCCATTTTTTGAGCTTGTAAAAATCAGCGATGTGGTAAAACCCTCCGCAAATGTTATTAGTCTTTCATCAGAGGAGCTAAACAAGTTGCCGCTTGAGGAACATAGGCAGCAGATAACAAATCATATAAGAGGTCATGTAGCGTCGGTGCTGGGTATGAAGTCGCCGCAAGATATTGGATTGCGGGTACGTCTATTTGATGCAGGGATTGATTCTCTTATGGCAATAGAGCTAAAGAATCGCCTTGAGACTGGTTTTAAACTCTCGCTCCCTGCCACTATCGTATTTGACTATCCCACAGTAGAGGCCCTTACAGAGTATATCTGCCGAGAGCTTGGAATTTTAAAACAACCAGACACCGTGGATAGTGAATCTTCTAAAGATATCGAACTGGATTCATTACTTGATGATATAGACACTATGAGCGATGAGGAATTGATGAGGAAATTTAAAAAATGA